In Microbulbifer celer, a single window of DNA contains:
- the pilH gene encoding twitching motility response regulator PilH → MARVLIVDDSPTETHKLTTILEKNGHAVLTAANGENGVDVAREHRPDVILMDIVMPGLNGFQATRQLSKGDGTKAIPIVIVTTKDQDTDRVWGMRQGARAYLTKPVDESKLLGTIEEVLA, encoded by the coding sequence ATGGCCAGAGTGCTAATCGTCGATGACTCGCCTACTGAAACGCACAAACTCACCACCATTCTGGAAAAGAACGGCCACGCGGTGCTGACCGCTGCCAATGGCGAAAATGGTGTGGATGTGGCTCGTGAACACCGCCCCGACGTTATCCTGATGGATATCGTGATGCCGGGCCTGAACGGCTTCCAGGCTACCCGTCAGCTGAGCAAGGGTGACGGCACCAAGGCGATCCCCATCGTTATCGTCACTACCAAAGATCAGGACACCGACCGGGTCTGGGGCATGCGCCAGGGCGCTCGCGCCTACCTGACCAAGCCGGTAGACGAGAGCAAGTTGCTCGGCACGATTGAGGAGGTGTTGGCCTGA
- a CDS encoding chemotaxis protein CheW, whose product MDATDTPYLALVEIANRAKAQAQGLPARQEVKPYWTGIGFSLLGQRFVAAMDDVVELLEVPQYTFIPGAKPWVRGVANVRGRLLPLFDLAAFFGGHLTSPRQNRRVLVLEYDKIYAGLIVDELHGMQHLALEYGQLPPADLSEAYAPMVNGQFVLQQGRWLVFDLQALIGDFQFADAAAH is encoded by the coding sequence GTGGATGCAACTGATACCCCTTATCTCGCGCTGGTAGAGATTGCCAACCGCGCAAAAGCGCAGGCACAGGGGCTGCCTGCCCGCCAGGAAGTCAAACCCTACTGGACGGGCATCGGCTTTTCTCTTCTAGGGCAACGCTTCGTGGCCGCCATGGATGACGTGGTGGAGCTGCTGGAGGTGCCCCAATATACCTTCATACCCGGAGCTAAGCCCTGGGTGCGCGGCGTGGCCAATGTGCGTGGTCGCCTGTTGCCGCTCTTCGATCTCGCCGCGTTTTTCGGCGGCCACCTCACCAGCCCGCGTCAGAACCGCCGGGTACTGGTGCTGGAATACGACAAAATTTACGCAGGTTTGATTGTGGATGAGTTGCACGGGATGCAGCACCTTGCACTCGAATACGGTCAGTTGCCGCCGGCAGACCTGTCAGAAGCTTACGCGCCCATGGTCAATGGTCAGTTTGTGCTCCAGCAGGGGCGCTGGCTGGTGTTTGACCTGCAGGCGCTGATTGGCGATTTCCAGTTTGCAGATGCCGCCGCGCACTGA
- the gshB gene encoding glutathione synthase, with product MARTLGVVMDPITNITFKKDTSLALLLAAAKRGFELVYFEQGDLYLDGSKPMGSARPLKVFDNPDNWFELGDATPMHLGELDVMLMRVDPPFDNEYIYSTYILEAAERAGTLVVNKPQSLRDCNEKIFATHFADCCPPLIVSRDMQRLREFHSTHSDVIFKPLDGMGGSGIFHVRADGANIGAILETLTDDGQRQIMGQRYIPEIKQGDKRILMIDGEPVPYCLARIPQGGETRGNLAAGGKGEARPLSERDQWIAAQVGPTLKEKGLLFVGLDVIGDYLTEVNVTSPTCVREIDAAYDTDIGGLLMRAITDRLAQKG from the coding sequence ATGGCCCGCACCCTCGGCGTAGTGATGGACCCCATCACCAATATCACATTCAAGAAAGACACCTCTCTTGCCCTGCTCCTCGCCGCCGCCAAGCGCGGATTCGAGCTGGTATATTTCGAACAGGGTGACCTTTATCTCGACGGCAGCAAGCCCATGGGTAGCGCCCGCCCACTGAAAGTGTTCGACAACCCGGATAACTGGTTCGAACTGGGCGATGCCACCCCCATGCACCTCGGCGAATTGGACGTGATGTTGATGCGCGTCGACCCGCCCTTTGACAACGAGTACATCTACTCCACCTACATTCTGGAAGCAGCGGAACGCGCCGGTACCCTGGTGGTCAACAAACCCCAGTCCCTGCGCGACTGCAATGAAAAAATCTTCGCCACCCACTTCGCCGATTGTTGCCCACCGTTGATTGTCAGCCGCGATATGCAGCGCCTGCGGGAATTCCACAGCACCCACAGCGATGTCATCTTCAAACCGCTCGACGGCATGGGCGGCAGTGGAATCTTTCACGTGCGCGCCGACGGTGCCAACATTGGCGCCATTCTCGAAACCCTCACCGACGACGGCCAGCGCCAGATCATGGGCCAGCGCTATATCCCCGAGATCAAACAGGGCGACAAGCGCATCCTGATGATCGACGGCGAACCGGTGCCCTACTGCTTGGCACGCATACCCCAGGGCGGAGAAACCCGCGGCAATCTCGCCGCCGGCGGCAAAGGCGAAGCGCGTCCACTGAGTGAACGCGACCAGTGGATTGCGGCACAGGTAGGCCCGACGCTGAAAGAAAAAGGACTGCTGTTTGTGGGCCTGGATGTGATCGGCGATTACCTCACCGAAGTCAATGTCACCAGCCCCACCTGCGTGCG
- the pilG gene encoding twitching motility response regulator PilG, translated as MELNWESLTVMVIDDSKTIRRTAETLLQKAGCAVVTATDGFDALAKIADSRPDIIFVDIMMPRLDGYQTCALIKNNSEFRSTPVVMLSSKDGLFDKAKGRVVGCDQYLTKPFSKSELLGAISAHAKPHHAA; from the coding sequence ATGGAGCTGAACTGGGAAAGTCTCACCGTGATGGTGATCGACGATAGTAAAACCATTCGTCGCACCGCCGAGACGCTGCTGCAAAAGGCCGGCTGTGCGGTGGTGACCGCTACCGATGGCTTCGATGCACTGGCGAAAATTGCAGATTCGCGTCCGGACATCATTTTTGTCGATATCATGATGCCGCGTCTGGATGGCTACCAGACCTGCGCGTTGATCAAAAACAACAGTGAATTCCGCAGTACGCCGGTGGTGATGCTGTCGAGTAAGGATGGGCTGTTCGATAAAGCCAAGGGGCGCGTGGTTGGTTGCGATCAATATTTGACCAAGCCTTTCAGTAAAAGTGAGCTGCTCGGTGCTATTTCGGCGCATGCGAAGCCGCATCACGCTGCCTGA
- a CDS encoding methyl-accepting chemotaxis protein gives MKTGSQSSFSALRSNPAALFMGLLVLATLAGLIVSIYLVQSQADQDKEYLQDVAELRALSYQLVSAAPAATAGDEEAFTELERVVNQMNTTWGDLQGMEASSRRALDGELANYGQVWRQMREQADTIIGNKDSIIFLNDVASTLNDSLPELQAEHNNIVEILLANNAPANQVEQAQLQVWRAERIGRNIDKMLQGGENAESAADQFNTDASLFGKVVEGMKGGDVVMGISRVTDPEARESLDEITELFQFVSSSVREIFESTPALFATRQAADGIATSSPQLLESLSSLNDRIVSLSGERQPNNQTIAIIAGVFVLLIFGMMITAFSGTRRSLREESDTNERNQQAIMQLLDELADLADGDLTTSATVTEAFTGAIADSINYTIDQLRVLVSRINTATQEVSNLSQDTQQTALHLAEASEHQAQEIAGASAAVNEMAVTIDQVSANAAESAQVAERSVQIAGNGAKVVQNTIKGMDTIREQIQDTSKRIKRLGESSQEIGDIVSLINDIADQTNILALNAAIQASMAGDAGRGFAVVADEVQRLAERSAAATKQIEGLVKAIQSDTNEAVVSMESTTTEVVRGARLAQDAGVALEEIESVSTNLASLIQNISNAARQQASSAGHISNTMNVIQEITSQTSAGTQATAQSIGNLAQTASSLRDSVAGFKLPESDDVESEAELYDGDLTDLSDEFPMLDEEPAESFDEAPTDEERKREEQALA, from the coding sequence ATGAAAACAGGCTCCCAGAGTTCATTTTCCGCGTTGCGCAGTAACCCTGCCGCGCTGTTTATGGGTTTGCTGGTACTCGCCACACTGGCGGGGCTGATCGTCAGCATCTACCTGGTACAGAGTCAGGCAGACCAGGATAAAGAGTATCTGCAGGACGTTGCGGAGTTGCGCGCACTGTCCTACCAGCTGGTATCGGCAGCGCCGGCAGCGACGGCCGGTGACGAAGAGGCATTCACCGAGCTGGAGCGGGTCGTCAATCAGATGAATACCACCTGGGGTGATCTGCAGGGAATGGAGGCCAGCAGCCGCAGAGCGCTGGATGGTGAGCTGGCCAATTACGGTCAGGTCTGGCGGCAGATGCGTGAGCAGGCCGACACCATTATCGGCAACAAAGACTCGATCATCTTCCTGAACGATGTGGCGAGTACCCTGAACGACTCACTGCCGGAACTGCAGGCAGAGCACAACAACATTGTGGAAATCCTGCTGGCCAACAATGCACCGGCAAACCAGGTAGAGCAGGCGCAGCTGCAGGTCTGGCGTGCGGAACGTATCGGCCGGAACATCGATAAGATGCTGCAGGGTGGCGAAAATGCGGAATCCGCTGCCGACCAGTTCAACACCGATGCCAGCCTGTTCGGTAAAGTGGTTGAAGGTATGAAAGGCGGCGACGTGGTGATGGGAATTTCCCGCGTGACCGACCCCGAGGCCCGCGAATCGCTGGATGAAATTACCGAGCTGTTCCAGTTTGTGAGTTCTTCGGTGCGTGAGATTTTTGAATCCACCCCGGCCCTGTTTGCGACCCGCCAGGCCGCCGACGGTATTGCGACCTCTTCGCCGCAGCTGCTGGAGTCACTGTCCAGCCTTAACGACCGCATTGTGAGTCTGTCTGGTGAGCGCCAGCCCAACAACCAGACCATCGCCATTATTGCCGGTGTGTTTGTGCTGTTGATCTTCGGCATGATGATCACCGCATTCTCCGGTACCCGCCGCAGTCTGCGTGAAGAGTCCGATACCAATGAGCGTAACCAGCAGGCGATTATGCAGCTGCTGGACGAACTGGCCGACCTCGCTGACGGTGACCTCACGACCTCGGCGACGGTAACCGAGGCCTTTACCGGTGCGATCGCAGACTCCATCAACTACACCATTGACCAGCTGCGGGTGCTGGTAAGCCGGATTAACACTGCGACCCAGGAAGTATCCAACCTGTCACAGGATACCCAGCAGACTGCCCTGCATCTGGCCGAGGCCTCCGAGCACCAGGCGCAGGAAATTGCCGGCGCCTCCGCGGCGGTGAACGAAATGGCCGTGACCATTGACCAGGTATCTGCCAACGCCGCCGAGTCTGCCCAGGTGGCGGAGCGTTCGGTACAGATCGCGGGCAACGGCGCCAAGGTGGTACAGAACACCATCAAGGGCATGGATACCATCCGCGAGCAGATTCAGGACACTTCCAAGCGGATCAAGCGTCTGGGTGAATCTTCCCAGGAGATTGGTGACATCGTTAGTCTGATTAACGACATTGCCGACCAGACCAACATCCTGGCACTCAACGCCGCCATTCAGGCGAGCATGGCCGGTGATGCCGGTCGAGGCTTCGCGGTGGTTGCGGATGAGGTACAGCGCCTCGCAGAACGCTCCGCTGCGGCAACCAAGCAGATTGAAGGCCTGGTAAAAGCGATTCAGTCGGATACCAACGAGGCGGTTGTTTCGATGGAGTCCACCACCACCGAAGTGGTGCGCGGGGCTCGCCTGGCACAGGATGCGGGTGTTGCTCTGGAAGAAATTGAGAGTGTATCCACCAACCTCGCGTCCCTGATTCAGAACATCTCCAACGCGGCACGTCAGCAGGCCTCCTCTGCAGGCCACATCTCCAACACGATGAACGTGATTCAGGAGATTACCTCGCAGACCTCCGCCGGTACCCAGGCCACTGCCCAGTCCATTGGTAACCTGGCCCAGACCGCTTCCTCCCTGCGCGATTCCGTTGCCGGCTTCAAACTGCCGGAGAGCGACGACGTGGAAAGTGAAGCGGAGCTGTACGATGGCGACTTGACCGATCTCTCTGACGAGTTCCCGATGCTCGACGAAGAGCCCGCGGAATCCTTTGACGAAGCGCCAACCGATGAAGAGCGCAAGCGCGAGGAACAGGCGCTGGCCTGA